caaacaatcttgtaagttgaaaattttgttacTGAATAGTGAAGTTCTTTTGGAAGTAAAGATTGAATATAACCAACAAGATGTGCAAGAAATCTAAGCTCAAACACATCTCGGCTTTTGAGACATGAGTCCGCATCGATTTGTTCTTTATGAATCATCGCCATTGCTGCTTTCTTAGGCATAGATTACGCATGACTTGTGTTGAGAGGTGTTAAGACTTTCCTTATATACCACTCACACCGAGGCATCCCAACAGATTGTGGTCCCTATATTTAAGGATGTGATTGAAAGAAACACAGGTCCACCACTTCAATTTGTCTACCATGGTCCATGAAGATTATATGGTCAGCCAGTCAGTCGATAGTGGAGATTATAACGGGATGTGGTGGGGCACGCCCTCCGCCCTCCACCCAACTCAAAAGAAATGAGTggctaaaacaaaataaagtctCAAATGTGGAATCCACATACAATTATTGTGGCAAATAATTAATAGATAGAATTTAatcaagaaggaggaggaggttaCCTTGCAAGCATAGATGTCAGCGAGAATGGCACCCCATCCTTGTTCGCTGTAACTGAGACGAACTATGGATGAACCAAACAACACAAACTGAGGTCTTACTGGTCCAACCATCTCTCTGTCCCTCTCGAATTTTACCAGTTCCGGTTATCTAATTTGATAATGAAGAGCCAAACCTGATAAACTCTCAGCTTCTGCGATTGTTGTTCAGATCATGCTCGTCCTTGTTATCTCCGCAAGTCTCTGTTTGTGtggtctctttctctcttgactCAGCTCTGCTGTGAAGGGTGAGCTGAGTTTCATTTAGTTGACGACTTGACGCTCGTCGCTTGGTTTATTCTGTCATGTGCCATCACGTGGGTTTGAAGGCAAAACGACGCAGCTTCACTTATTCAATTTTGAAGGATTTGTTTATTTATATCTGTCAGctcaattatttttgttaaaacaaTTCGTACATTATTGATTGGCTGGTAGCCGTTGAATCTCCTTCTACCTCTGTTTTCTACCTCTCTCCTCCTTCATATCCCTCTCAAACTCAAAgccttcaaattataacaaaacaGGACAAATTACTGAACCAACCATCTCTCAACTTTTACCAGTTCTCTCTTTCTAAcctaatttgatgctttcgtCTCTCTCTGTCAGCGTCGCTCAGTTGCTACTTTCCCTttcgagagagagaaaatctcgGCCTGATCGTTGTGGATGACTCTTAtcttgtcttcttcttcatcattgttcctcttttttactttattttttactttttcttttttcatgacCGCATCCATGAGGATCAAgctcatacacacacacaaatcaGGTATAAGGGGTTTTATGTTCGACCCTCCGATCCATTTGATATTGGGAATTTAAACAGAGCACACCTTCCTGGCCAGCTGGAGCAGATTTGAAAAGAACACACCACGGTATAAGGTGTGTCGGTCTTTCTTTTTAATTCTCGAATGCATCTTATTACATAATTTTAAGTAAATTCATATTATCTGATTATCTCCTCTGACTAattgaatatgtttcattttcgTATTAAGCCAACTGGAACGCCAAAATCCATCCAGATACAGAGAACATCAGAGACAATACataataaaatcaaatattattcaTGACAAACAACAAAGTCCAACCAGACTACCCTTTCCACTTTGACCTTAGTCCAACCAGTGATCCAAATACTGTCCTCACTTGTTTGTTGTGTGTTGCACCAACATATTCTCTCTACACCATCTCCTACACACAAGACGTTGAAAAATCATCGGTAGAGAAGGACCAGTAAAACAAAGTAACAAACATCATGAATATAAAGCTAGCTTCAATGATCTGCCAGCCTTTATTTGCGGCAAATATCAAAATGGTCACAGACATTAAAAAAAAGCAGCACTCAGTACTAATGGAGCTAGGAGTTGCACTCTACTGCATACAAATACAGAATTGATTAATTCAAAAGGAAGGACTCAGTTCCCATTCCGTGTATGTGTTGTCGAAATAGGTGTTGGAGGTATTTACAGGTCTGACTGGATAATAGGGTGAATCTTCATCAAATTCGGTAGGCAATTCCTTCCAATGTAGGCTTGGTTCCCACTCTGCCTCTCTCAAAACCTTCAGTATCTCTTTAGCCACCATCTTGCTCCCCTCCTTTGTGAAATGAGTTCCATCCCTACAATACAAAAATGGGATTGATTGGAAAATGCTCCATAACAACACACTATTctctatatatacatgaattCCTTCGCTCGAACTGGGTTAAAAGAACAACTTACAGAAAGCAGGTAGTCATCCAATCTGGTTTTTGCTGTATAGCATTCCAAAGATCAACTCCCTTTAGGCCTAACTCTCTACATACACCTAAACAAGCTTCTGAGTACAAACGGCAAGTCTCGTGTTTCCTGACCACAAACAGTACTCCAATGGTTAGTTTCCAACACAAatttcaaaagcaaaactaaaagTTACAATATAACGTTGCAGAGAAGAACCAACCCACTTGTCACATTCAACAATCATTTCCTCATTGACCGGAGGAACACTAAGAAAAATGACGCGAGTCTTCTCTGATAGGCTCTGGCAATTTAACTAGCTGTATTAGTATATGCCACATAAAATAAAGCAAGTATTGTTTGGTTAATAAATTAATACCTTGAGATGCAAACCAATCCTCCTCATATTCTCAGTATATTCAGGAAGCGGTACATGAGGGCCGAATCCACCTGGGTAAGGATCGAGCGCATCGTTGCCGCCGAAATAGACAATCACTAAAGATGGTTGTACAGCGGCATCCTTTTTCACACCACACAAAAAATGACAAAGTCAAAGGGCAAGACTAATTGGAGGAAAACATTCGATTACTCGGTGAAGTGAACAATAGATCTAAGTATTAGCCATCCTTGGCCTGGTCATGGTGGTACGTACGTACCTTTGGGAAAACTTGATCCAGAACCTGCACGGCCCGCCTTGAATTCCAGCCTGAGTAACCTCGCACCACTATGTCTGCCTGTATCAGTTGCAAACCAAAATCACAttataatgaaaacaaaatatcaGAGAAGAAAAGGGCGAGTCGGATTCTGATATGGTTGTTGTTAATAAAGAAATTGAGGAACAAGGTGCGTACCTTGCGAGAGTAGATTTCAGCAAGAATAGCACCCCATCCTTCTTCCTTGAAACTGAATTGAACTATGGACGAACCAAACAGAACAAACTGAGGTCTTGCTGGTCCAACCATCTCTCTCCCCTCTTTGTGTTTCTAATTAGAACTCCAAATTCAGATTGGATCGAAAGTCAGTTGATGAAATACGTCTCCCAAAGGGTCTCCATTATATAGCAAGACAATagcctttttcttcttctttttttttactttttttacagGAAATTCCGTAGTTTTGATTATTGTGGCTCCCGGGCAGCACATGCCAGGCAAGCACATAATTTTTGCATGTGGGGTCATTAATTGAATTAATGTCAGAGTAGAAGGATTCATCTAAGTGTGCCTCTCTTATGAGGCAGGATTCATGAAGAAACTTGACTGTGTAGGTCGGGTGACAAAATTATGTCCGATttggatgattgaatttgtccgtTCTAgaataaatcaaatttgaatataTGTTATGTGTTCAAAATCTAGatctaaatataaaatttttgtccaatttaaaactGGGTCAATGTCCAAACACGTAAATTTTATCCAGTTTAGTTGTCCGGACCTTAACTACAATTAACTTATTGTCCAATTTATTTGTctgaatttaaaccaattcggCCATTCGGGTatagtcaattaagtacgttcgaGATTCAATCCGGATTAGGatatgaacatgtaaatattctGTAAACACGTGATATTATCCTATTCGAAAATAAcccgaaatcaattttttttttgtcacgcCTATACGTAGGCGTACATTTATTGGAGTCAAAGGTTGTGTGCCCTAAAACAAATCTAGGCGTACACTTATTGGAGTCAAAGGTTGTATGTCCTAAAACAAATCGTAATATTGTCATCATTGTTCCGTAAACATGTGATGTTATCCTCCCTGAAAATAACttggaattgatttttttttttgtcacgcCTATATATGTGCCCTAAAACAAAGCTAGGCATACACTAATTGGCGTCAAAGGTTGTGTGCCCTAAAAAAATCGTATTACTGTCATGACTGCGAAGGTTGGATTGTGGGGGCCTAAAACAAATTATAATGCGATCTGCATGCAGTTGGGATCATTGATCATTCAatgtaagtgtttgggagtgtggtgaggtgtggtgaggtgctgtgaggtaaaaagctgtggtactgtgaggtaaaaagctgtggtgctgtgaggtgagttagaacgtaaaagctgtttggcgtgtcacaaaaaactgtggtgctgtgaggtgtgttgcaactgaacacagttacaacacactgccaaacacacACAATATTTGAAGTGATGCCTGCTTAGGTGTGCACATTGGATTTGGATCCCCGTAACTGTAGGCCACGTGGTCATGGAATCTGAACACGTGAcggagttataaaactgtgtggtgctgtgaggtgtggtgtggtgctgtgggttataaaactgtggtgctgtgaggtgagttgaaaagcaaaaagctgtttggcgcatcacttttaaaactgtggtgcggtgcggtgtgatgctgtgaggtgcgtttgacatatctaaattatggttatattagatgactaataatattaatataaaatcacttaaagtttatattgtacattaatctaaaataaaataattgacctaatttgattacgtaggacaattcaatatacattgtaagcgtttgggagtgctgtgaggtgtggtgaggtgctgtgaggtaaaaagctgtggtgctgtgaggtgagttggaacgcaaaagctgtttggcgtgtcacaaaaaactgtggtgctgtgaggtgtgttgtaactgaacgcagtgcaaacgcactgccaaacacccacattaTGTTTGTACTCCAATGAGATAAATGTCTGCCATATCCATTCATCTCTTAAAGTACATATCACCACACACAATCGCTCGATCTGAAAGCAGAGTTCCTATTGATGAGGAGTTATTAggggctgctgtagtttttTTACAGCAGTCCCGCTGTAATTCTATTATAGCTTTGagtagattttttaaaaattttaaaaaaattatatttgtattatgATCATTTAtatgaatccaacgatatattatttattagaaataaaaatcaaattcaacataaaaaagatataataattCTGAATTGTtggatataaatttaaaattttttatgtactttttctgatgaatttgatttttatttcaaacaaaaaatatatgattaGATTCGTTAAAcaaaatactacacatatataatttttttattatttttaaaaataatataaatgttcAAAATTACTACAACGGGGCTGCTGTAATCTGATGTACAGCAGCCCAATAACTCATTGATGAGTGTAAAAAAAGGCAGAAAAACCCACAATTTGTTTGTTTATCAGACACGACTCCCAGATCTGGGAGACGAAAGCCATTCGCAAAGGCAATAGGCTTTACCAAGGGATTCAGAAGATTCTGCGGGTTTTATTTTACACCAAACATTGAAGACGTGGCAACTTCTGATCCATTCGATGTAAATGATGGT
The window above is part of the Tripterygium wilfordii isolate XIE 37 chromosome 3, ASM1340144v1, whole genome shotgun sequence genome. Proteins encoded here:
- the LOC119984451 gene encoding GDSL esterase/lipase CPRD49-like isoform X2, translated to MVGPARPQFVLFGSSIVQFSFKEEGWGAILAEIYSRKADIVVRGYSGWNSRRAVQVLDQVFPKDAAVQPSLVIVYFGGNDALDPYPGGFGPHVPLPEYTENMRRIGLHLKSLSEKTRVIFLSVPPVNEEMIVECDKKHETCRLYSEACLGVCRELGLKGVDLWNAIQQKPDWMTTCFLDGTHFTKEGSKMVAKEILKVLREAEWEPSLHWKELPTEFDEDSPYYPVRPEMV
- the LOC119984451 gene encoding GDSL esterase/lipase CPRD49-like isoform X1; translated protein: MVGPARPQFVLFGSSIVQFSFKEEGWGAILAEIYSRKADIVVRGYSGWNSRRAVQVLDQVFPKDAAVQPSLVIVYFGGNDALDPYPGGFGPHVPLPEYTENMRRIGLHLKSLSEKTRVIFLSVPPVNEEMIVECDKKHETCRLYSEACLGVCRELGLKGVDLWNAIQQKPDWMTTCFLDGTHFTKEGSKMVAKEILKVLREAEWEPSLHWKELPTEFDEDSPYYPVRPVNTSNTYFDNTYTEWELSPSF